The Leguminivora glycinivorella isolate SPB_JAAS2020 chromosome 7, LegGlyc_1.1, whole genome shotgun sequence genomic interval TAAATGGTCTAAAGCAGAATTAATTTACCAGAGTTTTAAGTTCGGTGTGTTTCTTACAGTTATAACTTTAATTTTACTAGAGGGAAATTACCTGAATACCTACCCGAGCAAGAAAAGgaacaaaattaaaacaatagCGAAAAGTGGAACCATGAGCATTAGACGGGTAAGACGGTTTTTGTTATAATTTGTCGTAGGTAATAAAATACGTGTCTATAAacgataaatatttattatattttattgacattaattaaattaataaccagATTGTATAAAATTTCTGTCTTAAATTAATAATGCTTCAACGTTCATACCATCTTAAAGCAAAACTAGGAGCTTAGTCTAATACCGCATTGGACAATGTAAGATATGTTAATCGCGTACTTGTTAGAGGTAAACTTGTTCACAACACTTTCTGCTTGCTGTTTGTCTTAATATAGAAATAAACTATTGAAAATAAACCTTTGATAGGTAAATTGCTTGtacaaataataaaactactGATATACGTAGACTCTAGTTACTTAACCTTATTTCATCCACCATTTTACACCAGTCTATAGTTTATGTAACGAGAAACTTCTTCCTGAATTCTTACATGAGTACCTAGGTAGTTACATTTAAGAAACAATGTTAAAGTCACACAAATCAAGCTATTGGTTAAAACTGAATTGTAAATGTTTTAGGACCGTTACTACTAtttacaagtaggtacttagttagATATAACATATTATACTCCCACATATTAAATTGTACTGtgttgtacctatattttaagCATACACTCCAACACGCAGGATAAAATGCAAAGAGGTAATCATGTGACCCTCTTTTGTGTGCGGTATTAATTTAAACcatgaaatataaaatttatattgCTGCCTGTCTTTTAAAAAATGGCCGTGTAGTAACATTCTAATCTAGActtcattaaaaaaatgattgtcAGGATCCATTTCATGCAGCTAAAGTTGGTAGTATATTTAATTGACATAGTTAAACTCCAATAATAAACTTATTTGTTAATTAATAGATCTGTTGAAATATACATATCTGTTTTTATTAAAGACTAGGACTAACAATATCAATAACAAccccataaaataataaattttaacataggTACAGAGAATTAAGTTAGAAGTGTAAATACCGTTCAGTTTGCTATTTGTGATAAACAAAACAGTAATTACCAATTAGGTAATAAATAGATACCAAAAGATCTTAACCACGAAATCTCCCCATATCCAGTCATGAAAGATGCATtcacatttaaaaatattcacGATTTTAGGCTTAGAATTTTGGAAGTGGAAagaaataaaagttttgtaacTATCCACAAGTTAAAAAAACAAGGCAAGGGATTACTTAAgatcttttttctactcccgtgttgttattcgtcatttacagtgtcgtgcatagatcgttaaaaccttacataaaagatgcccacccccgcccggcgccccgcgcacccacgcatacgatatagctcttaaagtattgttaggtagcctttaatggatatagcgtgggtgcgcggggcgccgggggctggcggcggctgcggcgcgggggagtgcgagcgacagggtgagtgcaggaacagaggggaggccgacgcgtcaaaatacaggaaacagtgtgaatttcacgaaagttgttcaaggaaactattaaaaactaagtgcatggtcgtagaaaaagtattgtatgcaacggtgtttaactgagtcaaaaaatactcgtggcgtcttaataacaattttcggcttcgcctcaaattgttacccacgccactcgtcttttttgacctcctttaaacgcctgttgcataaaatactatttaagttTCTGGATAATCAAAATATTCCATAACATGGACTATTTTCAAATGTGAACTAGGTTGGTATGAAGAGTCGATTTCTCTCAAGCTTCCCAGAAACTCTTTAAATTTGCTGCTATATATTTACAGGTATTTTAACGAGCACAAAATGGTCTTTATAGATATATAATTTCAAATGATTAGGTACAAAATAGTGCAATATTTCAAACAAGTAAGACATTTTCGATATTAATatacataagtaattattttattaaaaaaaatcgataAGGTACAACGTACCTTTAGGTACACACAATATTTGGAAACCAGTAGGATACCCTTACTATACAAACATATGGCCatataagtttatttattatagaaaaTGTTACTGAAAATGCAGTTTTATAAAAAACGATATTTCAGACTAACGTTAACAGTGTTCTTGAATTTCGGCCGCTGGAATTCTTGTTTTTTGTTCATGAACACCTCcactattaataatattaatagtagGCGTTTCAATTGACCTCATAGAATTGAAAACGATTTCTTAATGTCTATCACTCGTGTCCTAAAAATTACACCGTTTACCGCTGAATATCGAGTGAAGAAATCGAGCGTTCGGAATTCAAAAATCGGTGCCGGCATATAAGTACAATCGGCATTTATATGCTATATCTGATAGTGTTCAAGAAAACTGGACATTTATGGTCGATTATTTTCTACTCGGTGGCAATTAAAACAGTCTAAACTTAACTTTACCAATGCAGTCTCAAATCCACGCCAGCCAGCAATATTACCTAGCTTCTACTTTGTTCGTATTAATTTTAGCCGAGTGTACTATCGGTGTGCCGctgatatttattaattttattaatatccaGAAGGTTGCTTGAATCATAAACACTTAATATTACGACTTTGAGATTTATAAATAGAGGTGAGATCGCAGCTGAGAGTAACTGCGAGAAGAAACACTTTGTGGTCGCCGGCTAGTAGTAGGGGGCGGGAGGGGGGCTCACGCGGCGCCCGCCGTGGAGCTCCGATGCTCCTGGAACAGCAGGTACGAGCTGCCGGCGTACGCCACCGTGTTAAACAGGCCGAATACCTGGAAACAAATACATGGGAAATGAAATACAAATGGGAAAAAAACAGTCTTTATATaggttctattttttttatttacttatagggttttattttataggtataGATTTAGTTAagttatagtttaatttattaggtcatagtttagttttgtttttaaccgccgcctcaaatctctcaaggaaggtggttctcaattcgtctgtatttttttttatgtttgttccacgatatctccgacgttactggaccgattttgaaaattttttttgattgaatgtatatgcatacagattggtcccaattttctcagaacccagttctgatgatgggatcctggagaaatcgagggaactcctcaaatctgaaaggcacacatatggtgatttttgtgttttttaaggaacagcatgcatttacgtacgaaacagtgacatttggtgcagtggaactgctgatgatggtcagaacggaactcctcaaatctgaacggcacgcttatagtgactttggtatttttataagaacagcatgcacttacatccagaacagtgacatttggtgcagtggaactgctgatgatggccagaaccgaactcctcaaatctgaacggcacgcttatagtgactttggtatctttataggaacagcatgcacttacgtccagaacagtgacattaggtgcagtggaactgctgatgatggtcagaaccgaactcctcaaatttttataagaacagcatgcaacttaagttcagaacagtgacatttatttgttatgagatttgttatgtttgttaagcatattaaGTTtccaagtcaaattttgtcaagcttcgatttcttataatcggattcatgaggaattgaggaaactcctcaaaccttaacggtatacgtatattcatttctgtggccatcaaataattaaagcattaaaattagttttaaaaaatacctacacatttctacataatccaacattcgcaagtagctttcaccagaaccacaaaggcggcggttttttttttcttaaaaaatattgttagttTAATGGGTATTTTGACCGTgaaatcaaatacaattaattacaaATAGGTATGTATATGTCTACACTACGTATAACAATTGTTAACTGTATGCCATAGATAAATCTACCAAGGGCAGTAGAGTCCGTCTAATTATCCGTTATAAAGacataatttcatagaaatttcCGAAATACAGAAAATACTTCCACGCTCTGTGCTCTAGCTGTGATCAAACATGGCCTAGAAATCTGCAGAGCTTATACACTGTATACTGGACCTACTCAATATAACCCGTCTTAATATCGAGTTATATTAAGTTCAACTTTTGAAATTAGGCATCAAGGTATCAAGCATAGGGCATCAACGCGCAGGGTCAAAGTAGACTCACAACTATAGGTAGATGGATTGACtaatttaatttcatcaacGTCAGTCTTGGTGAATCAACCTGTAGGTCACCTCTACTCTTGTTGTTCCTATAACATTGATGCCAATTCAGAAAATAAAAATTCGGAACCACGCCAGTTTATTATAGGCACCTTTGTTGCGTTAAATCGATATTAATGAATGTGGCGAATATACTTATAAGTACAATTATGATGTAACATTTCGTATTGCGTGTGGGTGCTACTTGGTAGATTATTGAACCAGTTAACCCACGCCTCAACACCCAAAGGAATGCTTGAAGGTTGACCCAAACTTCGCTACCTACTGAAAATTTAAGCGCAGCTAATGATCGCACATATATGAAGACAATTTAAATATTTCTTGTCTTAAAAAAAGCAAAAACATCTAGGCGACTTCGAACAGAAATCCGACATTATTACGTTAGTATGTACGATACCTTTTTAAAGAGGATTCTAAAGGATACTTAAGAgcagttttatttaattacagATTAGATTTAATCCAATATCCCATTTTCGTCTAAGTTAGCTAATACGCCAAATTGAAAACCACAGGGAAAAAATTAACTtgagaaaaaaaacaaaaccggccaagtgcgagttgtactcgcgttgtaagggttccgtacactacaagaaggtcttaagcgcctcctttttagtaggaactaaagtcatttttgcgaataatcgatattttgaacaaaacgaaacagaaattagtttatatgtaatatccAAACGCGCTCACagaatttcaagagatttggtaactccttgcagcagcagtgagtgaaattcgtaatttgagtttttttcttttaagtccgacttacgctttactgtagatttctaataggtttatcttttcttaaataacttgaaaattactttactaaaaattgttaataaaatatttttgaaatactcataaaaacctctttcatttgatatgtaacacaatatagttctagaaacttaaaatgaaattgaaatgaaattttttcattttcactttcaccCCCCCAAAAGGtgcccctataattaaattttcttcatttaaattacatgtccgtctttgggtcacacgtttacatatgcgtgccaaatttcaagttaatcggttcagtagtttcggagaaaattggctgtgacagacggacagacagacgcacgaatgatcctataagggttccgtttttcctttttgaggtacggaaccctaaaaattagcTAAACTTGTGGACAAACACGATTTtcaatcataattatttttattaattgttCAAATTAAGATTTGAAAAACCAAATAATATGACCGAGCACGTAGGTATAAGCTAAGATGATTTATATAATTTACATCAAAATTCAAAGATATATATGCAATCGTGTTTATGGAAAGATTTGTACCCTATAGGCAAATACACATTTGGTTGGTAGGTTGGATCTATGGATAGGTTAGTGTGTAGGCGTCACGTGTAAGGTTTCGTTATTAGGGCACATCAACATAAGAAGGCTAAACGTGTTTCATTCAAAAGATTAGTACTTACCTATTGATTATTGAGtatacgtatatatttttttttttttaatcaagatTTCCACTTGAGAACTTATCTGCGATGAATAGCATTGTTCTCTTTTGTTAACCCTAAACCGCTAATTACCTGTGTGAAATAAATaccaatatctgggcaaccgagcttcgctcggttctgtttcgtatccttgacatgtgtcgccatctagttcaaaaatgaatagtacctacatcgagcgaaagaattctcagccttaacaacacaactactccacacgagatggcgcgcatttcgccacaaaaactcaaatagtgtattttctattcgttttagccttgacctgtgtcgccatctagtgtttgcaataaatagtacttacatcgaccgaaagaattctgtcttaacagtacaactactgcacacgagatggcgcgcgaagaaaaggtacgcatgaaaactcgaaaattcgcgttttccgggacctaaggataagttagaccgatttttcaccccttAACAAAActacccccacataacaaatttctgcgaaatcgttagagcggtttccgagatcgtcagtgtaaataaatatatatataaataaataaatatacaagaattgctcgtttaaaagtataagataaacaACAAAAgatgttttatgaataacaacAGTATTCCTTTCGTAATAAGGATCAAAAATTAACACAAGTTACAAttaaaaaaccgccgcttttggggttctggtgaaaggtacttgcgaatgttggattatgaaCGATattagaaatgtgtaggtaatttttaaaagtgtttttaatataaatctttgattatttgttggaaacacaaatttaatgaatatacgtataccgttaaggtttgaggagtttcctcaattccttatgaatccgatatccaattacatataagaaatcgagcttgacagaatttgacttgaaaattcaatatgtaagcataacaaagagaacaaataaatgtcactattctgaacttaaatgcatgctgttattttaaaaatacgaaagtgccgttcagatttgggGAGTTCCGTTCTAATCaccatcagaagttccactgcaccaaatgtcattgttctgaaagtaaacgcaagctgttcttctaaaaacacaaaaatgacCATTTGTatacctttcagatttgaggagttccctcgatttctccaggattccatcatcagaacagggttctgataaaaatgggaccaatctgtatacattcgatcaaaaaaaaaattcaaaatcgatCCAGTAACGACGAaaatatcgtggaacaaacataaaaaaaatacagacgaattgagaatccttgagatttgggacacctgggcacagtataataaagagtacggGTGACCACGGTTCTTAATTTCAAAAGGTTGTACGTTGAATGTATGCTATGACAATATGAACCTTATTACTAAATGAATACTGttgttttttataaaacatattttgttgtttttatttCACACAGGTAATTAGcggtaaggtccgaccgagaacgatatttttgtctcggccgagaacgagaccgagaccgagattcaatttgattctcggccgagaccgagaccgagaccgagaatttgtaaaacagtaaaaaaatatgccatttttacaaaaaaatgttttcataatcGAAATTCGCCTATTAACCAGGAAACCAAGAGTATGTTGGGTCCTGCTTAGTGTTTGGTTCCGTAACTACCCAAACCTACCCGCACTCCTTACCTATCTACCGTAGCAAAATAGACTACGTCAGTGACAAAAACAACTATACGGCTCGCCCGGTGGTAAGCAGTCGCCATAGCCTATAGAGGCATGCAATTTCAGAGGTTTTACACGCGCGTTTAATACCCTGATTTTTTGTGACTTCCAAGTAATTATAAAACAGGTTGTCGAATCGTGTTTTCTACGGGTAGTTTTCCAGGTTTTCCTTGAAAGTCTTTACTAAGCTTTACTTTGATTTTGACGTATTTTTAGGCACATGATTCAAAGTTAAGGGACacgaacaattttttttgatagcgattatttccaaaattgtatgtatgtatatcaaaaaCATGACTATGGAAAACccatacttactaaaaaaactcaaaacagcATCCACAAAGCTCAAAATTTCGTCCGATATTCCGTAATGTAACAAACTGAAAGCTAAAAACCGCAGTCTCGGTTTAGGGTTAACAAAGAGAGAGAATGCCGAGACAATGCTATTCATCGCAGATAGGTTCTCAAGTAGAAatcttgattaaaaaaaaaatctactatacctataggtattccatttttttttgaCTTTTTACCACGCTAACTGGTAAAGGTTCTCTTGATACTTCATAAACGAATGACAAAGTTACAAATGcaaattcatacaaattttaatttgatgattgaatgttgattttgaatcataaatgtgaTGAAACTAATGTGTCTCGCTCGGTggtaaaatttgtttaacctacttgaaaccctcgccacgctcaagattccacatattgaaccactcgctacgctcttCGTAatgttggaatctttcgcttgctcgggtatcaatattaaaTAGCACGAGCGGTTAAACAATAACCTTGGCTTATAAAAGAAATAACTATACAATACATAATATTCGCTCATAAACGacgattgacgaccggtctggcgcagtcggtagtgatcctgcctgctgcgccgcggtcctgggttcgaatcccggtaagggcatttatttgtgtgatgagcacagatatttgttcctgagtcatggatgttttctatgtatttatatattatatatatcgttgtctgagtacccacaacactcTAGACTCAGAgattaccgtgggcctcagtcaatccgtgtaagaatgtccttataatatttatttattttatttatttataaagaatgcacatcggtctttggaaagagacaattaacgtcatacaagcaagaaagagacaacgctctacgaagacgaaaaaccgtCGTGCATTTTTTATGGGCGTTTACTGTAAATCTCTAATATGCAACTCACCGCAGCCGCTACGTTGGCTCCGTAGCTGTAGAAGCTGGAGCTGTAGGCCGCCGTGGCCGCGAACAGCACGATGAAGGCGATGAAGTAGAACACCGTCTCGATGGTCGTGCTGATCAGTTCCTGGAACCAAACAACAGCTGTCATAACAATTGCAATCCGACCTGGGTGCTTAGACAAGTTGCAAATCGATCAAACTCAGTAGCATATCGTATAGCATATATCTCTCTCACTATTACGTATTAGCGTGACAGAGCTAATTGTGTATCGACCGCCACGGAACCTTACTATTGTGACTTTGACTAGGCTGCAGCCTTGGCTAAAGTAAAGACGTGTTCAACTTTGTACGATTGGTAacaatttacttttttcttgaTAAGTTGCTGACATTCTGAAATTGGTAATTTTTAGATCTCCGCAGTTCCGCGCATGTTGCGGCCATTAACGAAATAATAAAATTCCAAGGCaaaattaataagtaagtaattgAAATTcgttaaaaatgtataattataaaagtacttTTGTGATCGATTTCATGTGCCATGTCTATTCGTTTTTGATATACCTAGTGAGTTTATAAGTACAGTGATCTGccaaagtgcatggcgaatttatttatttaaattttattgcacaatataacaaataaagtactAATGGCCGATTCAATGCTTAAAGACTTTCTCTACCAATCAACCAACAGGCTAAACAGAAAGAGTTGTGGGTGcagacttttaaaaaaaattaatcaaaAAATAATGTCTATGtaaaatgaattcattcataatttctccaatTCTCGATGGaatttcgcagctcactgtacctagAGATGTGAAAACGAACTCACCGACAGCACCCAGTTAATGGGAATCCTGAGCGCCTCCCTGACGCTGAGCAGGAAGACGATGCTCCACATGACGGTGGTGATGAAGCTGGTGACGGCCACGAACACGAACCACGCCGACAGCCACGCCGACGCCAGCGACATGCAAAGGATGCCCAGGATCTGGAACACACAGTCCGATAATTAGTTCAATTGTgagttttcttttaaaaaaaaagtaatctaGAGCATGAGCACTAGCGTAAAGCGAAACGTATGAGGTAACGATCGCAAACAACCGTCACACGAGGTTATTCCAAGGCAGTCaatgaattaaatatttcaagaaCTTTTCTCTGGGAAGGGACATTATTTTGGTCCACACTGtttttaatacataatataagtaCTTTATAAGTTCATTGTAATGTTTATAAAATgtagtcaaagagaaagatataaagtaaatgtattgttatgtaaaaaaatatagaatatAAAATACCAATATTTCCAATGACTAAAATCAATATTTCTTTAATAGATCAAGGTAAATATTTTGTTCTATattcattacatacatacatacattatacataCTATGAGTTGTACCTAAATATTGGTCTTTAACAAAATAGTTAAACACAGGAAAACCTTGTATTGAAAACGACCCATTAATATTAACTTAGTGCGTAATTATGGTCCTTGTCTCATGTATCATACTCCTACCTATTTATTCAGGAGAACATGTTAGCATCTACCTATTTGaatttatgttatttatgttaATGACAAGATAGTTATATTCGTGTTTCGGCAATAAAATCTAGATATAGATACAAAACCGGCGGAGATGGCTGAGAAATATCACGTCACCAATACGCTGGATGAGACCACCGGCCCGTTAAAGAAATTACGTCATTGTTATAAAATGAACGGGTCATAGTAATATACCACATGACATGATGCAACGCTTTTGAGTATTCGAGCATGTTTACCTGCAGggggctagccgaatggcacaatcgctcacgaaacgctcacgaaacgaagcgctagtagatatctatctctatcgcgcttgcgtattggcgcgacagagccagcggcgtatcgctttcgtttggcgtcggagaaatgccattcggctacggggcc includes:
- the LOC125228150 gene encoding CKLF-like MARVEL transmembrane domain-containing protein 4, giving the protein MMAPETVVTVDHNKPTPQQAPPQQQGKPLDWIKINTEYFKTPPGLLKIIELILGILCMSLASAWLSAWFVFVAVTSFITTVMWSIVFLLSVREALRIPINWVLSELISTTIETVFYFIAFIVLFAATAAYSSSFYSYGANVAAAVFGLFNTVAYAGSSYLLFQEHRSSTAGAA